One Eurosta solidaginis isolate ZX-2024a chromosome 5, ASM4086904v1, whole genome shotgun sequence DNA segment encodes these proteins:
- the LOC137252206 gene encoding serine protease easter-like isoform X3 — MELFKITIYHLFVVSLCLSKINGYTTCKTPNGLTGDCRPIETCSSLLFLVTQPNRTLSQTNYLRSSQCGYANKHYLVCCPTAVAETTELIETTSTTAFPITTESCQILSYLGDCIPIETCSLLFDLAMKTDPTIEETSFLLQSKCRIVDKNIWVCCPKPKIQRELPIENSTTQRSALNSARTKETDATSLPTTPLKTESCQTPSGAYGDCVPTRNCSFLLNIALNKDLTNEETTFLQKSMCGSANKPIYVCCPETRIEVETPTTQRYAVVESEPKSAKIVAVTNTDPKHVIAEKNSTAIDKATLPAQCGRFNITMSYRIFGGNEAGIDEYSWTALLVYTNNDDELAFTCGGSLINNYYVLTAAHCVHDDELTEGWFLTAVRLGEWDHSTSEDCTNTINGQRVCADNHRDYDVNKIIIHSQYNLRTKANDIALLGLAKKVEYTQFISPICLPLALEQQMNAYDGSFADIAGWGVTEKQQSSQIKLKAKVKILGIAECQSRNLRKSYQRAENLRCCTLHL, encoded by the exons ATACAACTTGTAAGACACCAAATGGTCTGACTGGAGACTGCAGACCCATTGAGACATGCAGCTCCTTATTGTTTCTGGTTACACAACCAAACAGAACTCTAAGCCAAACCAATTACCTAAGAAGCAGCCAATGTGGTTACGCAAATAAACATTATTTG gtCTGCTGTCCAACGGCTGTAGCTGAAACCACAGAACTAATCGAAACAACGAGTACAACGGCGT TTCCAATAACAACTGAGAGTTGCCAAATACTCAGCTATCTAGGTGACTGTATACCTATTGAAACTTGTAGCTTATTGTTCGATCTTGCTATGAAGACTGATCCTACCATTGAGGAAACAAGCTTTTTACTACAAAGTAAATGTAGGATTGTTGACAAGAATATTTGG GTCTGCTGTCCAAAACCGAAAATTCAGCGTGAGCTTCCAATAGAAAATTCAACCACGCAAAGATCTGCCTTAAATAGTGCACGAACTAAGGAAACAGACGCTACAAGTTTACCAACGA CTCCGCTAAAAACTGAGAGCTGCCAAACACCAAGCGGCGCATATGGTGACTGTGTTCCAACACGTAATTGTAGCTTTTTACTAAATATCGCTTTGAATAAAGATCTAACCAATGAAGAAACCACATTTCTACAAAAAAGTATGTGTGGTTCTGCCAACAAACCTATTTAT GTTTGCTGCCCGGAAACCAGAATTGAAGTGGAAACTCCAACCACACAGAGATATGCTGTAGTAGAAAGTGAACCGAAATCCGCCAAAATCGTTGCAGTTACCAACACAGACCCAAAACATGTTATTGCAGAG AAAAACTCGACTGCTATTGATAAAGCCACACTACCAGCACAATGCGGGCGTTTTAATATTACGATGTCGTATCGGATATTTGGTGGAAACGAAGCGGGTATTGATGAGTATAGCTGGACAGCTTTGCTTGTATATACTAACA ACGACGATGAACTAGCATTTACGTGCGGTGGTTCGCTTATCAACAATTATTACGTACTCACTGCAGCTCATTGCGTACACGATGATGAGCTCACAGAAGGTTGGTTTCTCACAGCAGTGCGTTTAGGTGAATGGGATCATAGCACATCCGAAGATTGTACAAATACCATAAATGGGCAACGCGTTTGTGCTGATAATCATAGAGACTACGATGTCaataaaattataatacattCTCAATACAATCTTAGGACAAAGGCAAATGACATAGCTTTACTAGGTTTGGCCAAAAAAGTTGAATATACACAATTTATAAGTCCCATATGCCTGCCATTGGCGTTGGAGCAACAAATGAATGCGTACGACGGTAGCTTTGCGGATATTGCTGGTTGGGGTGTAACTGAGAAGCAGCAAAGTAGTCAAATTAAATTGAAagcaaaagtaaaaatattgGGCATAGCTGAATGTCAAAGTCGTAATTTACGCAAAAG
- the LOC137252206 gene encoding serine protease easter-like isoform X2, producing MELFKITIYHLFVVSLCLSKINGYTTCKTPNGLTGDCRPIETCSSLLFLVTQPNRTLSQTNYLRSSQCGYANKHYLVCCPTAVAETTELIETTSTTAFPITTESCQILSYLGDCIPIETCSLLFDLAMKTDPTIEETSFLLQSKCRIVDKNIWVCCPKPKIQRELPIENSTTQRSALNSARTKETDATSLPTTPLKTESCQTPSGAYGDCVPTRNCSFLLNIALNKDLTNEETTFLQKSMCGSANKPIYVCCPETRIEVETPTTQRYAVVESEPKSAKIVAVTNTDPKHVIAEKNSTAIDKATLPAQCGRFNITMSYRIFGGNEAGIDEYSWTALLVYTNNDDELAFTCGGSLINNYYVLTAAHCVHDDELTEGWFLTAVRLGEWDHSTSEDCTNTINGQRVCADNHRDYDVNKIIIHSQYNLRTKANDIALLGLAKKVEYTQFISPICLPLALEQQMNAYDGSFADIAGWGVTEKQQSSQIKLKAKVKILGIAECQSRNLRKRCFRYRRNAVINIMNCKKLL from the exons ATACAACTTGTAAGACACCAAATGGTCTGACTGGAGACTGCAGACCCATTGAGACATGCAGCTCCTTATTGTTTCTGGTTACACAACCAAACAGAACTCTAAGCCAAACCAATTACCTAAGAAGCAGCCAATGTGGTTACGCAAATAAACATTATTTG gtCTGCTGTCCAACGGCTGTAGCTGAAACCACAGAACTAATCGAAACAACGAGTACAACGGCGT TTCCAATAACAACTGAGAGTTGCCAAATACTCAGCTATCTAGGTGACTGTATACCTATTGAAACTTGTAGCTTATTGTTCGATCTTGCTATGAAGACTGATCCTACCATTGAGGAAACAAGCTTTTTACTACAAAGTAAATGTAGGATTGTTGACAAGAATATTTGG GTCTGCTGTCCAAAACCGAAAATTCAGCGTGAGCTTCCAATAGAAAATTCAACCACGCAAAGATCTGCCTTAAATAGTGCACGAACTAAGGAAACAGACGCTACAAGTTTACCAACGA CTCCGCTAAAAACTGAGAGCTGCCAAACACCAAGCGGCGCATATGGTGACTGTGTTCCAACACGTAATTGTAGCTTTTTACTAAATATCGCTTTGAATAAAGATCTAACCAATGAAGAAACCACATTTCTACAAAAAAGTATGTGTGGTTCTGCCAACAAACCTATTTAT GTTTGCTGCCCGGAAACCAGAATTGAAGTGGAAACTCCAACCACACAGAGATATGCTGTAGTAGAAAGTGAACCGAAATCCGCCAAAATCGTTGCAGTTACCAACACAGACCCAAAACATGTTATTGCAGAG AAAAACTCGACTGCTATTGATAAAGCCACACTACCAGCACAATGCGGGCGTTTTAATATTACGATGTCGTATCGGATATTTGGTGGAAACGAAGCGGGTATTGATGAGTATAGCTGGACAGCTTTGCTTGTATATACTAACA ACGACGATGAACTAGCATTTACGTGCGGTGGTTCGCTTATCAACAATTATTACGTACTCACTGCAGCTCATTGCGTACACGATGATGAGCTCACAGAAGGTTGGTTTCTCACAGCAGTGCGTTTAGGTGAATGGGATCATAGCACATCCGAAGATTGTACAAATACCATAAATGGGCAACGCGTTTGTGCTGATAATCATAGAGACTACGATGTCaataaaattataatacattCTCAATACAATCTTAGGACAAAGGCAAATGACATAGCTTTACTAGGTTTGGCCAAAAAAGTTGAATATACACAATTTATAAGTCCCATATGCCTGCCATTGGCGTTGGAGCAACAAATGAATGCGTACGACGGTAGCTTTGCGGATATTGCTGGTTGGGGTGTAACTGAGAAGCAGCAAAGTAGTCAAATTAAATTGAAagcaaaagtaaaaatattgGGCATAGCTGAATGTCAAAGTCGTAATTTACGCAAAAG